One part of the Melospiza melodia melodia isolate bMelMel2 chromosome 3, bMelMel2.pri, whole genome shotgun sequence genome encodes these proteins:
- the ADI1 gene encoding acireductone dioxygenase produces MVEAWYMDESQEDQRTPHRQQPNRAVSLEQLRRLGVVYRRLDADNYETDPCLKEIRRAENYSWMDIVTIHKDKLPNYEEKIKTFYEEHLHLDDEIRYILEGSGYFDVRDKDDKWIRISMEKGDMITLPAGIYHRFTLDENNYVKAMRLFVGEPVWTAYNRPADDFPARKHYMEFLAEEAHNDV; encoded by the exons ATGGTGGAGGCCTGGTACATGGACGAGTCCCAGGAGGACCAGCGGACGCCGCACCGGCAGCAGCCCAACCGCGccgtcagcctggagcagctgcgCCGCCTCGGCGTGGTGTACCGCAGG TTGGATGCTGATAACTATGAGACTGATCCATGCTTGAAAGAGATTCGGAGAGCAGAAAATTATTCTTGGATGGATATAGTGACCATACATAAAGACAAGCTTCCAAATTATGAGGAAAAG ATAAAAACATTTTATGAAGAGCATTTACACCTCGATGATGAAATTCGCTACATCCTGGAGGGATCTGGCTATTTTGATGTTCGAGACAAGGATGACAAATGGATTCGGATTTCCATGGAGAAAGGAGACATGATAACCCTCCCTGCTGGCATATACCACCGATTTACACTGGATGAGAAC AACTACGTGAAGGCAATGAGGCTGTTTGTTGGGGAGCCCGTCTGGACTGCGTACAACAGGCCGGCTGACGATTTCCCTGCCCGGAAACACTACATGGAGTTCTTGGCTGAAGAAGCACATAATGATGTCTGA
- the RNASEH1 gene encoding ribonuclease H1, producing the protein MLRWLVAVLSHSCLVPRAGSMFYAVRKGRRTGVYRTWAECQEQVNKFPSASFKKFATEKDAWAFVRAGLPGPQQPQQPQPEAAGAFGPPVITQENGSQRKEPELNTMCCSTCKRPYEQSTNEEQIAKRVKHDEVHSVCSIPTVSEDKFSYMGDFAVVYTDGCCSSNGRKRARAGIGVYWGPGHPLNTSERLPGRQTNQRAEIHAACKAIEQAKSQNIKKLIIYTDSKFTINGITSWVDNWKTNGWRTSSGGSVINKEDFERLDNLVKDIEIQWMHIPGHAGFQGNEEADRLAREGACKPQC; encoded by the exons atGCTGCGCTGGCTCGTGGCCGTGCTCAGCCACTCGTGCTTGGTGCCCAGGGCCGGCTCCATGTTCTACGCCGTGCGCAAGGGCCGGCGCACCGGCGTCTACCGCACCTG GGCGGAGTGCCAGGAGCAGGTGAACAAGTTCCCCTCCGCCAGCTTCAAGAAGTTCGCCACCGAGAAGGACGCCTGGGCCTTCGTGCGTGCCGGGCTGCCGGGGccgcagcagccgcagcagccgCAGCCCGAGGCGGCAG gGGCATTTGGTCCTCCGGTTATAACACAAGAAAATGGTAGCCAGAGAAAGGAACCAGAATTAAATACCATGTGTTGCAGTACATGTAAAAGGCCATATGAACAGTCTACAAATGAAGAGCAGATTGCAAAGCGTGTGAAACATGATGAAGTACACTCAGTGTGCTCAATACCGACAGTCAGTGAAGATAAGTTTTCATATATGG GTGACTTCGCAGTTGTTTATACAGATGGTTGTTGCTCTAGTAATGGACGTAAGAGGGCACGTGCTGGTATAGGTGTCTACTGGGGACCAGGCCACCCTTT AAATACCAGTGAAAGACTTCCTGGACGGCAGACTAATCAAAGAGCAGAAATCCAT GCAGCCTGCAAAGCAATAGAGCAAGCCAAGAGTCAAAACATCAAGAAGTTAATAATCTACACTGATAGCAAGTTTACTATTAATG GTATTACGAGCTGGGTTGACAACTGGAAAACAAATGGCTGGAGAACAAGTTCAGGAGGAAGTGTAATAAATAAAGAAGATTTTGAAAGACTCGATAATCTAGTAAAAGACATCGAAATTCAGTGG ATGCATATTCCTGGTCATGCTGGCTTCCAAGGAAATGAAGAAGCTGATAGACTAGCAAGAGAAGGAGCTTGTAAACCACAGTGCTGA